Proteins encoded within one genomic window of Salvelinus namaycush isolate Seneca unplaced genomic scaffold, SaNama_1.0 Scaffold1327, whole genome shotgun sequence:
- the LOC120036425 gene encoding nucleoside diphosphate-linked moiety X motif 19-like, whose translation MNTALRHWTEAATVILAAGTRHKLPVDSLTRCVDKGTSAPAISGHSNLPDRLAFDYEVLLLKRSGTSGFMPNAYVFPGGLVDPADFSSEWLDLFKSFRRSPNFGLGFVKQPPETRPPIFATDRKKLGSPVPGDVAFRICAVRETFEESGVLLVVPKEEESTLLNSIENNRYSQPELTRITDLCDKSELAKWRVLVNENPSNFIRMCRELECLPNIWALHEWGNWLTPTGVYGNKPPFTSPGCSGVGQERVNGLYLQNMTLD comes from the exons ATGAATACGGCTCTGAGACACTGGACGGAGGCCGCGACGGTCATACTAGCTGCTGGTACGAGACATAAACTCCCTGTAGATAGTTTGACGAGGTGTGTCGATAAAGGCACCTCTGCACCTGCGATCAGTGGGCACTCCAACTTGCCTGACAGGTTAGCCTTCGACTATGAAGTGTTGTTGTTGAAACGAAGCGGTACGAGTGGTTTCATGCCGAATGCTTATGTCTTTCCCGGAGGTCTGGTGGATCCGGCAGATTTCTCAAGTGAATGGCTTGATCTATTTAAATCTTTTCGGCGCTCACCGAATTTTGGACTGGGATTTGTGAAACAGCCGCCGGAGACGAGACCTCCTATCTTCGCCACTGACAGGAAGAAACTGGGTTCTCCCGTTCCAGGGGACGTCGCATTTAGAATCTGTGCAGTGAGGGAAACGTTCGAAGAGTCAGGTGTACTTCTAGTCGTGCCTAAAGAGGAAGAGAGTACTTTACTTAACAGCATCGAGAACAACAGATACAGTCAGCCCGAATTAACCAGAATAACCGATCTCTGTGACAAGAGTGAATTGGCTAAATGGAGAGTGCTGGTAAACGAGAACCCCTCTAACTTCATCAGAATGTGCAGGGAGCTGGAGTGTCTACCAAACATCTGGGCTCTGCATGAATGGGGTAACTGGCTGACCCCTACTGGTGTGTACGGGAACAAGCCTCCATTTACATCGCccggctgtagtggagtgggtcaagA GAGAGTCAACGGCCTGTATCTTCAAAACATGActctggactag